The Bacteroidota bacterium sequence AAAGTGATCGTCGATGTCGAAGACGCCCAAGGAAGAGTATTTCAGGTTCGACGCATTTTGAACGAGAATCACGATCTCTACTACAATGACGAGTTGCAGCCCGGAGTATCAATCCCAATCAAGAAGCCACTATTCTTTGGCCAGAAAGAACTCGTTCTACGTGGATCTGGCCTAGAGAGCGAGTTAGTTGAGCGGCTATTAGGCTCGAAGCTTGATGCTGTTCGGCGAGAGATTGCTGAGCAGCATCAACGCGTTCTCGATGTGCTTGGAAGCTTAGACAAACTCAAAGACATAGATAACTTGGAAGCAGAACATGAGACCAAACGGAAGGACACAGAATTTCGTCTCAAGCTGTTCAAAGACTATGGCGTAGAAGATAAGCTCAATCGCCAAGTGCAATTTCAGGCTGATGTGACACATGCCGGTCGCGTCGTAGAGAAGATTGAAGGTTTTATTCGCTCCGTCGATACATTCCTGAATGAGCAAGAGGCGGAGCTTTCGGCGGTCGCAAATTTGGAATCCAAAGAGAACAAGGACATAATGGATGAAATGAATGCGATCTTGGAGCGCATCAGGAAAGTGCCTGAACGCATTCGGCAGGTCATTTCCGAGACGCGAAACGACAACCGCGCATTGAAGGAGAAACATTCAGAGGTCACGCGTCGCCGCGAAGCATTGAAAGAAGAGTTTGCTGCTATCGAGCGCCAACTGAGCGAAAAGCTTGAGGAATCTGGTGAGGTTAGCGTGCGCCCGGATGATTTTGTCAAGCTGAACAAAGAGCTTCAGAATGTTAAGCTTGCCCTCGCAGAGACTGCAAAGAGCCGAATCAAGAGGACCGCGCTGCGTGACGAACTGCTGAAGGAGCTCAAACGACTCAATGACCTCTGGCATCACGAATTCAAACAGATTGAGGTAGAAGTCAGGAAGATGAATGAAGGACAAACGGCGTTGCAGATTATACCCACGTACAAAGGCGACAGGATTGCAATGCTAGAGGAACTGAAGAACCAGTTCCGCGGTAGCCGACTTCGAGAAGCTACGTTGGAATCCATATTGGAAGGCCACGCCGATTTCATATCGGTATATCAAGGGTTAGATGGAATATGCAATGGTCTTGGGGATTCAGGTGAAGTGTTTCGAAAGTATTTCAACGATGCCAAAGCCCTGTTGGTTACGTGGAAGGTTCCACACACGTTTCAAATCATGTATCACGGCAAGGAATTGCGAGATCATTCTCTCGGTCAACGTGCATCCGCGCTAGTCCTATTCATTCTGAATCAGAGGGATAACGACCTTATCGTGATTGACCAGCCCGAAGATGACCTAGATAACCAAACCATCTTCGAAGACGTCATTAAGCTGCTCCGTTCACTCAAGGTGGGCGTGCAATTCATCTTTGCGACTCACAATGCGAATTTTCCTGTTCTTGGTGATGCCGAGCAGGTAGGGGCCTGCTCTATTTCAGGGACAACATGCAATATTAGCACCGGGAGTATTGATCAATCGGACATCCAAACAGCCATCGTCTCGATTATGGAGGGCGGCAAAGAGGCATTCGCCAGACGCAAGGAGATTTACCAACTATGGAAGCAGTAGAACTCAACAGACTTCTCTTGCGTCGAGAGGC is a genomic window containing:
- a CDS encoding histidinol-phosphatase; its protein translation is KVIVDVEDAQGRVFQVRRILNENHDLYYNDELQPGVSIPIKKPLFFGQKELVLRGSGLESELVERLLGSKLDAVRREIAEQHQRVLDVLGSLDKLKDIDNLEAEHETKRKDTEFRLKLFKDYGVEDKLNRQVQFQADVTHAGRVVEKIEGFIRSVDTFLNEQEAELSAVANLESKENKDIMDEMNAILERIRKVPERIRQVISETRNDNRALKEKHSEVTRRREALKEEFAAIERQLSEKLEESGEVSVRPDDFVKLNKELQNVKLALAETAKSRIKRTALRDELLKELKRLNDLWHHEFKQIEVEVRKMNEGQTALQIIPTYKGDRIAMLEELKNQFRGSRLREATLESILEGHADFISVYQGLDGICNGLGDSGEVFRKYFNDAKALLVTWKVPHTFQIMYHGKELRDHSLGQRASALVLFILNQRDNDLIVIDQPEDDLDNQTIFEDVIKLLRSLKVGVQFIFATHNANFPVLGDAEQVGACSISGTTCNISTGSIDQSDIQTAIVSIMEGGKEAFARRKEIYQLWKQ